A single region of the Streptomyces caelestis genome encodes:
- a CDS encoding NCS2 family permease, translated as MSESQKVADRPDAAPPAVNSVDRFFKISARGSTFGREIRGGFATFFTMAYILVLNPIILGSAKDKFGHQLDAVQLTTATALVAAVMTIIMGVGGNLPLALAAGLGLNAVVAFQIAPLMSWDDAMGLIVLEGLLICVLVVTGLREAVMHAIPQPLKQAISVGIGLFIAFIGFVDAGFVSRIPDAANTTVPVQLGGTGTLTGWPMLVFCLGVLLTIGLLARKVKGAILISIVTMTALAIVINSTADIKSWGLTTPSWPDKLVDAPDFGLIGDFDLFGAFSAPGVGVITVVLLVFTLILSDFFDTMGTVVGISAEAGLLDEEGKVPNLGRVLLIDGAAAVAGGAASASSATSYIESAAGVGEGSRTGFSNLVTGGLFGLALFLTPLLTIVPLQAAAPALVAVGFLMMTQVKHIDWDRYDIAIPAFLTIAVMPFTYSITNGIGAGFLAYVVIKTVLGKAKEVHWLLWGTSVLFLVYFAIDPIEQFLGAK; from the coding sequence ATGTCCGAATCGCAGAAGGTGGCCGACCGGCCCGACGCCGCACCACCCGCGGTGAACAGCGTCGACCGGTTCTTCAAGATCTCCGCGCGGGGGTCCACCTTCGGCCGTGAGATCCGCGGCGGCTTCGCCACGTTCTTCACGATGGCCTACATCCTTGTCCTGAATCCCATCATCCTGGGCAGCGCGAAGGACAAGTTCGGGCACCAGTTGGACGCCGTCCAGCTCACCACCGCCACCGCCCTGGTGGCCGCGGTCATGACGATCATCATGGGCGTGGGCGGCAATCTGCCCCTCGCGCTCGCCGCCGGGCTCGGCCTGAACGCCGTCGTGGCCTTCCAGATCGCCCCGCTGATGAGCTGGGACGACGCGATGGGCCTGATCGTCCTCGAAGGCCTGCTGATCTGCGTGCTGGTGGTGACCGGTCTGCGCGAGGCCGTCATGCACGCCATACCCCAGCCGCTCAAGCAGGCGATCAGCGTCGGCATCGGCCTGTTCATCGCCTTCATCGGCTTCGTCGACGCGGGGTTCGTCAGCCGCATCCCCGACGCCGCGAACACCACCGTGCCCGTTCAGCTGGGCGGCACCGGAACCCTCACCGGCTGGCCCATGCTCGTCTTCTGCCTCGGCGTCCTGCTGACGATCGGCCTGCTCGCCCGCAAGGTCAAGGGCGCCATCCTGATCAGCATCGTCACCATGACGGCACTGGCGATAGTGATCAACTCCACTGCCGACATCAAGAGCTGGGGCCTGACCACGCCGTCCTGGCCCGACAAGCTCGTCGACGCCCCCGACTTCGGACTCATCGGCGACTTCGACCTGTTCGGCGCCTTCAGCGCCCCCGGTGTCGGCGTCATCACCGTCGTGCTGCTGGTCTTCACCCTGATCCTGTCGGACTTCTTCGACACCATGGGCACGGTCGTCGGCATCAGCGCCGAGGCGGGTCTGCTCGACGAGGAGGGCAAGGTCCCCAACCTCGGCCGGGTGCTGCTGATCGACGGTGCCGCGGCGGTCGCGGGCGGCGCGGCCTCGGCCTCCTCGGCGACCTCCTACATCGAGTCCGCGGCCGGCGTCGGCGAGGGCTCGCGCACCGGCTTCTCCAACCTCGTCACCGGCGGCCTGTTCGGCCTCGCGCTGTTCCTGACCCCGCTGCTCACCATCGTCCCGCTCCAGGCGGCCGCCCCCGCCCTGGTCGCCGTCGGCTTCCTGATGATGACCCAGGTCAAGCACATCGACTGGGACCGGTACGACATCGCCATCCCCGCCTTCCTCACCATCGCCGTGATGCCGTTCACCTACTCCATCACCAACGGCATCGGCGCCGGCTTCCTCGCCTACGTCGTCATCAAGACCGTGCTCGGCAAGGCCAAGGAGGTCCACTGGCTGCTGTGGGGGACCTCGGTGCTGTTCCTCGTGTACTTCGCGATCGACCCGATCGAGCAGTTCCTGGGAGCGAAGTAA
- a CDS encoding SigE family RNA polymerase sigma factor, translated as MGTVVDDAASVEFHAFFERHYAELSRLAYLLTGESDTADDLAADALLALWHRWDRVRAADHPAAYARGVVANLARSRIRSAVRERRRIALFWSQREENTENPDVAGVVDVQEALRRLPFRKRACVVLRHAFDLSEKDTALALGVSVGTVKSQTSKGMAELQRLLGTQGVPQRMHATVGAPRCSPVVESLRARTGEGGGRDR; from the coding sequence GTGGGCACAGTCGTCGACGACGCCGCCTCCGTGGAGTTCCACGCCTTCTTCGAGCGTCACTACGCAGAACTGTCCCGTCTGGCCTACCTGCTGACGGGCGAGTCGGACACCGCCGACGACCTGGCGGCGGACGCGTTGCTGGCGCTGTGGCACCGCTGGGACCGAGTACGCGCGGCCGACCATCCGGCTGCGTACGCGCGCGGTGTGGTCGCCAACCTGGCCCGCAGCCGGATCCGCAGCGCCGTGCGGGAGCGGCGGCGCATCGCCCTGTTCTGGTCGCAGCGCGAGGAGAACACCGAGAACCCGGACGTCGCGGGCGTGGTCGACGTCCAGGAGGCGTTGCGCAGGCTGCCGTTTCGCAAGCGGGCCTGTGTGGTGCTGCGGCACGCGTTCGACCTCTCGGAGAAGGACACCGCGCTCGCCCTCGGCGTCTCGGTGGGTACGGTGAAGAGCCAGACCTCCAAGGGAATGGCCGAACTCCAGCGGTTGCTGGGCACACAGGGCGTACCGCAGCGGATGCACGCGACGGTGGGCGCTCCCCGTTGTTCGCCGGTCGTGGAAAGCTTGCGGGCGCGCACCGGTGAGGGCGGAGGAAGGGACCGATGA
- a CDS encoding peptidoglycan D,D-transpeptidase FtsI family protein, with translation MNKTIRRASVFALLLVFALLVRATWVQFYEGQALADDKDNRRNAILTYSAPLGNIIVGGRSVTGSAPTTTGDLKYKRTYTDGELYAAVTGYASQAYAPTQLEGIYTDLLNGTDSRLKSVMDTLTNQRADPGNVVTTIDPDVQKAAFDALGDKKGGAVAIDPKTGKILAVVSSPSYDPSSLTDANTAGTAWQKLTADPEKPLVNRALRQPLPPGSTFKLVVAAAALEDGLYSSVDEKTASPDPYTLPGTTRELTNENPNAPCTNATIRTALEYSCNNVFAKMAVQLGQDKVKAMAEKFGFNDDKLDVPVRAYTSVYPSDMYPSQTALTGIGQFDVTATPLQMAMVSAAIANGGKLVSPHMVSQITNSGGDVLQDYDDEAGSKEIVSSSTAEQLQSAMQTVVDQGTGTNAQVPGATVGGKTGTAQHGENNSQVPYAWFTSYGKSDSSGREVAVAVVVEQSNAARSEVSGNGLAAPVAKAMMEAALKD, from the coding sequence ATGAACAAGACGATCAGGCGCGCATCGGTCTTCGCGCTGCTGCTGGTGTTCGCTCTGCTGGTCAGGGCGACCTGGGTGCAGTTCTACGAGGGCCAGGCGCTCGCAGACGACAAGGACAACCGGCGGAACGCGATTCTGACGTACTCGGCGCCGCTCGGGAACATCATCGTGGGCGGCCGGTCGGTCACCGGCTCGGCCCCGACGACGACCGGCGACCTCAAGTACAAGCGCACATACACGGACGGCGAGCTGTACGCGGCGGTGACGGGCTACGCGTCGCAGGCGTACGCGCCGACCCAACTGGAGGGCATCTACACCGACCTGCTCAACGGCACGGACAGCCGGCTGAAGTCCGTGATGGACACCCTCACCAACCAGCGGGCCGACCCGGGCAACGTGGTCACGACGATCGACCCGGACGTGCAGAAGGCGGCGTTCGACGCGCTCGGCGACAAGAAGGGCGGGGCCGTCGCCATCGACCCGAAGACCGGGAAGATCCTCGCGGTCGTGTCGTCCCCGTCGTACGACCCCTCGTCGCTGACCGACGCCAACACGGCTGGGACGGCCTGGCAGAAGCTCACGGCGGACCCGGAGAAGCCGCTGGTCAACCGTGCGCTGCGGCAGCCGCTGCCGCCCGGCTCGACGTTCAAGCTGGTCGTGGCGGCGGCCGCGCTGGAGGACGGTCTGTACTCGTCGGTGGACGAGAAGACGGCCAGCCCCGACCCGTACACGCTGCCGGGCACCACGCGGGAGCTGACGAACGAGAACCCGAACGCGCCCTGCACGAACGCCACGATCCGTACGGCGCTGGAGTACTCGTGCAACAACGTCTTCGCCAAGATGGCCGTCCAGCTGGGCCAGGACAAGGTGAAGGCGATGGCCGAGAAGTTCGGCTTCAACGACGACAAGCTGGACGTGCCGGTGCGGGCCTACACGAGCGTGTACCCGTCCGACATGTACCCGTCGCAGACGGCCCTGACGGGCATCGGCCAGTTCGACGTCACGGCGACGCCGCTCCAGATGGCCATGGTGTCGGCGGCCATAGCCAACGGCGGCAAGCTGGTTTCGCCCCATATGGTTTCGCAGATCACCAACAGCGGTGGTGACGTGTTGCAGGACTACGACGACGAGGCGGGCTCGAAGGAGATCGTCAGCTCCTCGACCGCCGAGCAGCTGCAGTCGGCGATGCAGACGGTCGTGGACCAGGGCACGGGCACGAACGCCCAGGTCCCGGGCGCGACCGTGGGCGGCAAGACGGGCACGGCCCAGCACGGCGAGAACAACAGCCAGGTGCCGTACGCCTGGTTCACCTCGTACGGGAAGTCCGACTCGTCGGGCAGGGAGGTTGCCGTGGCGGTCGTCGTCGAGCAGTCGAACGCGGCCCGCTCGGAGGTCAGCGGCAACGGCCTGGCGGCGCCGGTCGCCAAGGCGATGATGGAAGCAGCGCTCAAGGACTGA